One Polaribacter sp. KT25b DNA segment encodes these proteins:
- a CDS encoding glutamine synthetase beta-grasp domain-containing protein, giving the protein MAKIKLEYIWLDGYFPTQNMRSKTKVEEHDNFQGTIEELGMWSFDGSSTRQASGGASDCLLKPVAIYPDPARINGYLVMTEVLNADGTPHVSNGRATIDDDDNDFWFGFEQEYFIMDTKTQLPLGFPIGGYPAPQGMYYCSVGGKNTHGRLLVEKHADLCIDAGLNFEGINQEVASGQWEFQLFAKGAKKAGDEIWIARYLLDRLTEQYGYYIDYHPKPLGKDMDWNGSGMHANFSNEVLRTCGSEEIYGKICEAFRPVVKEHIAVYGEFNDQRLTGLHETAAITDFSWGVSDRGASIRIPIIAVEKGWKGWLEDRRPASNGDPYKIAGRIIKTVKSAKI; this is encoded by the coding sequence ATGGCAAAAATTAAATTAGAATACATTTGGTTAGATGGATATTTTCCAACTCAGAACATGAGAAGTAAAACCAAAGTTGAAGAACATGACAATTTTCAAGGAACTATCGAAGAACTTGGAATGTGGTCTTTTGACGGATCATCTACTAGACAAGCTTCAGGTGGCGCTTCTGACTGTTTACTTAAACCAGTTGCTATCTATCCAGATCCTGCAAGAATAAATGGTTATTTAGTAATGACAGAAGTTTTAAACGCAGATGGAACTCCACACGTTTCTAATGGTAGAGCTACTATTGATGATGATGATAATGATTTCTGGTTTGGTTTTGAACAAGAATACTTTATCATGGACACTAAAACTCAGTTACCATTAGGTTTCCCTATTGGTGGTTACCCAGCTCCACAAGGTATGTACTACTGTTCTGTTGGGGGTAAAAATACTCATGGTAGACTTTTAGTAGAAAAACATGCTGATTTATGTATTGATGCTGGATTAAATTTTGAAGGTATTAATCAAGAAGTTGCTTCTGGACAATGGGAATTCCAATTGTTTGCAAAAGGCGCTAAAAAAGCAGGTGATGAAATTTGGATTGCTCGTTATTTATTAGATAGATTAACAGAACAATATGGTTATTACATTGATTATCATCCAAAACCATTAGGTAAAGATATGGACTGGAATGGTTCTGGTATGCACGCAAACTTTTCTAATGAAGTCTTAAGAACTTGTGGTTCTGAAGAAATTTATGGTAAAATTTGTGAAGCATTTAGACCTGTTGTAAAAGAACATATTGCTGTTTATGGTGAGTTTAACGATCAACGTTTAACTGGTTTACACGAAACTGCTGCGATTACTGATTTCTCTTGGGGAGTTTCTGATAGAGGTGCTTCAATTAGAATTCCAATTATTGCAGTTGAAAAAGGCTGGAAAGGTTGGTTAGAAGATAGAAGACCAGCTTCTAATGGTGACCCATACAAGATTGCAGGAAGAATTATTAAAACTGTAAAATCTGCTAAGATTTAA
- a CDS encoding DUF3703 domain-containing protein has protein sequence MDNQLLKKTFYRHLKLGKSALKKNNFKNAFYHFENTHILGQKHVVRHTVSHYWMLLFAIKSKNRKEIIGQLFRIIASILFTLVWVPKGNTGGTNVSPIKKMPIRKELKKYF, from the coding sequence ATGGACAATCAACTTTTAAAAAAAACCTTTTATCGTCACTTAAAATTAGGAAAATCAGCATTAAAAAAGAATAATTTTAAAAATGCTTTTTATCATTTTGAAAACACACACATTCTTGGACAAAAACATGTAGTTAGACATACAGTTAGTCATTATTGGATGCTTCTTTTTGCGATAAAATCAAAAAACAGAAAAGAAATCATAGGTCAATTATTTAGAATTATTGCATCAATATTATTTACTTTAGTGTGGGTTCCAAAAGGAAATACTGGTGGAACAAATGTTTCTCCCATCAAAAAAATGCCAATTAGAAAAGAATTGAAAAAATATTTTTAG
- a CDS encoding class I SAM-dependent methyltransferase, whose translation MKKKTLISKELDDFYNKASEETRLEKGMGIFEFERIKELIEPHISNPNSTIIDVGGGTGKYSEWLAKKGHVVHLIEPVLKHIKLAEKRANKLKNPFSVAIGEAKTLPFKNETADLIILHGPLYHLQKREDRVATILEAKRVLKKGGIILGFAINATASTVVGLMNGMIHANSFFDMCKAELTSGIHNAPKDFPFLLADAFYHKPAGLKAEFLEQNLHFINLFAVEGMIWLDNEYFANMLDKRKSKTLKALQTLTQNDEYLLPFSPHMMIAVKK comes from the coding sequence GTGAAAAAGAAAACACTTATCAGCAAAGAATTAGACGATTTTTACAACAAAGCTTCAGAAGAAACCCGACTTGAAAAAGGTATGGGGATTTTTGAATTCGAACGTATTAAAGAACTTATAGAACCTCATATTTCTAATCCAAATAGTACAATTATTGATGTTGGTGGCGGAACAGGGAAATACTCTGAATGGTTAGCAAAAAAAGGACATGTTGTTCATTTAATTGAACCTGTTTTAAAGCACATAAAACTCGCAGAAAAAAGAGCCAATAAATTAAAGAATCCGTTTTCTGTTGCTATTGGTGAAGCTAAAACATTGCCTTTTAAAAATGAAACTGCCGATTTAATTATTTTACACGGACCTTTATATCATCTTCAAAAAAGAGAAGATAGAGTTGCTACTATTTTAGAAGCTAAAAGAGTACTTAAAAAAGGCGGAATTATTTTAGGCTTCGCAATTAATGCAACTGCTTCTACTGTGGTTGGCTTGATGAATGGAATGATTCATGCAAATTCATTTTTTGATATGTGCAAAGCAGAGTTAACATCGGGAATTCATAATGCACCAAAAGACTTTCCTTTTTTGTTAGCGGATGCTTTTTATCACAAACCAGCAGGATTAAAAGCAGAGTTTTTAGAGCAAAACCTACACTTTATCAATCTTTTTGCTGTTGAAGGAATGATTTGGCTAGACAATGAATACTTTGCAAATATGTTGGATAAAAGAAAATCAAAGACTTTAAAAGCGTTGCAAACTTTAACTCAGAATGACGAATACTTGTTGCCATTTAGTCCACACATGATGATTGCCGTTAAGAAATAG
- a CDS encoding methylmalonyl-CoA mutase family protein gives MKQITPYKPQHKVRIVTAASLFDGHDASINIMRRIIQSTGVEVIHLGHDRSVEEVVNCAIQEDVNAIAMTSYQGGHNEYFKYMYDLLQEKGTGHIKIFAGGGGVILPEEIKNLMGYGITRIYSPDDGRELGLQGMINDLVKASLNPPHSAEKVCNEDGDWLLELGSEKVLENLKNKNVNTIARLISLAENNHTDFNKIFNKDWNSSPSERLGGTPVLGITGTGGAGKSSLVDELVRRFLIDFPEKTIGLISVDPSKRKTGGALLGDRIRMNSINDSRVYMRSLATRQSNLALSKHVNEAIEVLKAAEFDLIILETSGIGQSDTEIIEHSDTSLYVMTPEFGAATQLEKIDMLDFADLVAINKFDKRGALDAVRDVKKQYMRNNNLWHINQDDLPVFGTIASQFNDPGMNTLYKSIMDKLVEKTGTDLKSNMKITKEMSEKIFVIPPKRVRYLSEIADDNRDYNKKVEEQVKVAQKLYGIYQTILSLGDNVWSSAVETSSLTKTGLDNDEILSLDCAREDKEFVKLLLAQFEKVKMNLNPYNWEIILNWQEKVNKYKNPIYTFKVRDKEINIETHSESLSNIQIPKVALPKYKAWGDLLRWNLQENVPGKFPYTAGLYPFKRTGEDPTRMFAGEGGPERTNRRFHYVSLGMDAKRLSTAFDSVTLYGNDPGKRPDIYGKIGNAGVSICCLDDAKKLYSGFDLSHHMTSVSMTINGPAPMLLGFFMNAAIDQNCEKYIKEHQLEGQVEATFTEVYDLKGLKRPKYQGELPEGNNGLGLLLLGLTGDLVLPSDVYQQIKTDTLAQVRGTVQADILKEDQAQNTCIFSTEFALRLMGDVQEYFIEKQVRNFYSVSISGYHIAEAGANPITQLALTLSNGFTYVEYYLSRGMDINKFGPNLSFFFSNGIDPEYSVIGRVARKIWAKAMKNKYGANSRAQMLKYHIQTSGRSLHAQEIDFNDIRTTLQALYAINDNCNSLHTNAYDEAITTPTEESVRRAMAIQLIINKELGLTKNENPIQGAFIIEELTDLVEAAVLEEFDRITERGGVLGAMETMYQRSKIQEESLYYETLKHNGDFPIIGVNTFLSSKGSPTVQPAEIIRATDEEKLHQIKTKELLNKINPKKVEQQITILQEAAIQNENLFDKLMEATKVCSLGQITDALFKVGGQYRRNM, from the coding sequence ATGAAACAAATTACACCTTACAAACCTCAACATAAAGTACGTATCGTAACCGCTGCTTCTCTTTTTGATGGACATGATGCTTCTATTAATATTATGCGTAGAATTATTCAATCTACAGGCGTAGAAGTTATTCATCTTGGTCATGATAGAAGTGTTGAAGAAGTGGTAAACTGCGCCATTCAAGAAGATGTAAATGCCATTGCAATGACTTCTTATCAAGGAGGACATAATGAGTATTTTAAATATATGTATGATTTATTACAAGAGAAAGGCACTGGACATATCAAGATTTTTGCTGGTGGTGGTGGCGTAATTCTTCCGGAAGAAATTAAAAATTTGATGGGGTATGGAATTACCAGAATTTATTCTCCTGATGATGGTAGAGAACTTGGCTTACAAGGAATGATTAATGATTTAGTGAAAGCCTCCCTTAATCCCCCACACTCTGCTGAAAAAGTTTGCAATGAAGATGGAGATTGGTTGCTCGAATTAGGAAGTGAAAAGGTTTTAGAAAATTTAAAAAATAAAAATGTTAATACAATAGCAAGATTAATTTCGCTAGCAGAAAATAACCATACAGATTTCAACAAAATTTTCAATAAAGATTGGAACTCCTCCCCTTCGGAAAGGTTGGGAGGAACTCCTGTTTTAGGAATTACAGGAACTGGTGGCGCAGGAAAATCTTCATTAGTTGATGAATTAGTTCGTCGTTTTTTAATAGACTTTCCTGAAAAAACAATCGGTTTAATTTCTGTTGATCCATCAAAAAGAAAAACAGGTGGTGCACTTTTAGGTGATAGAATTAGAATGAATTCTATAAACGATTCTCGTGTTTACATGCGCTCTTTGGCTACTCGTCAATCTAATTTGGCTTTATCTAAACATGTAAACGAAGCTATTGAAGTTTTAAAAGCTGCCGAATTCGATTTGATTATTTTAGAAACTTCTGGTATTGGGCAATCTGATACAGAAATTATAGAACATTCTGATACTTCTTTATATGTAATGACGCCAGAATTTGGAGCAGCAACTCAGTTAGAAAAAATTGACATGTTAGATTTTGCGGACTTAGTTGCTATTAATAAGTTTGATAAAAGAGGTGCTTTAGATGCAGTAAGAGATGTAAAAAAACAATATATGCGTAATAATAATTTGTGGCATATTAATCAAGATGATTTACCTGTTTTTGGAACAATTGCATCTCAATTTAACGATCCTGGAATGAATACTTTGTACAAAAGTATTATGGATAAATTAGTTGAAAAAACTGGAACTGATTTAAAATCAAACATGAAAATCACCAAAGAAATGTCTGAAAAAATCTTTGTAATTCCACCAAAAAGAGTTCGATATTTATCTGAAATTGCAGATGATAATAGAGATTATAATAAAAAAGTTGAAGAACAAGTTAAAGTTGCTCAGAAATTATATGGAATTTATCAAACGATTTTATCTTTAGGTGATAATGTCTGGTCGAGCGCAGTCGAGACCTCTTCACTAACTAAAACTGGACTGGATAATGATGAGATACTTTCTCTCGACTGCGCTCGAGAAGACAAAGAATTTGTAAAACTTTTACTAGCTCAATTCGAAAAAGTTAAAATGAATTTAAATCCATACAACTGGGAAATCATTTTAAACTGGCAAGAAAAGGTAAACAAATATAAAAATCCTATTTATACTTTTAAAGTTCGCGATAAAGAAATAAATATCGAAACACATTCCGAGTCTCTTTCTAATATTCAAATTCCTAAAGTTGCCCTACCAAAATATAAAGCTTGGGGAGATTTATTACGCTGGAATTTACAAGAAAATGTGCCTGGAAAATTCCCTTACACTGCAGGATTATATCCTTTTAAAAGAACTGGAGAAGACCCAACAAGAATGTTTGCTGGTGAAGGTGGCCCAGAAAGAACCAACAGACGTTTTCATTATGTGAGTTTAGGGATGGATGCCAAGAGACTTTCTACTGCTTTTGATTCTGTTACTTTATACGGAAATGATCCTGGTAAAAGACCAGATATTTATGGTAAAATTGGTAATGCAGGCGTTTCAATTTGTTGCTTAGATGATGCTAAGAAATTATATTCTGGTTTTGATTTAAGTCATCATATGACATCAGTTTCTATGACGATTAATGGACCTGCACCAATGTTGCTCGGTTTTTTTATGAATGCTGCCATAGATCAGAATTGTGAGAAATATATTAAAGAACATCAATTAGAAGGTCAAGTAGAAGCTACTTTTACAGAAGTTTATGATTTAAAAGGATTAAAAAGACCAAAATATCAAGGAGAATTACCAGAAGGGAATAATGGTTTAGGTTTACTACTTTTAGGTTTAACCGGTGATTTGGTTTTACCTTCGGATGTTTATCAACAAATAAAAACAGACACTTTAGCGCAAGTTAGAGGAACTGTACAAGCCGATATATTAAAAGAAGATCAAGCGCAAAATACCTGCATCTTTTCTACAGAATTTGCACTTCGGTTAATGGGTGATGTGCAAGAATATTTTATCGAAAAACAAGTACGTAACTTTTATTCGGTTTCTATTTCTGGATATCATATTGCAGAAGCTGGCGCTAACCCAATTACACAATTAGCATTAACGTTATCTAACGGATTTACCTATGTTGAGTATTATTTAAGTCGCGGAATGGACATTAATAAATTTGGTCCAAACTTATCATTTTTCTTTTCTAACGGAATTGATCCAGAATATTCTGTAATAGGAAGAGTTGCTCGCAAAATTTGGGCAAAAGCAATGAAGAATAAATACGGAGCAAATTCTAGAGCTCAAATGTTAAAATATCATATTCAGACTTCTGGACGTTCTTTACACGCGCAAGAAATCGACTTTAACGATATTAGAACTACACTTCAAGCTTTATATGCAATTAACGATAATTGTAATTCTTTACACACAAATGCCTACGATGAAGCCATTACAACTCCTACAGAAGAATCTGTAAGAAGAGCCATGGCGATTCAGTTAATCATTAATAAAGAATTAGGTTTAACGAAGAATGAAAACCCGATTCAAGGTGCTTTTATTATCGAGGAATTAACAGATTTGGTTGAAGCTGCTGTTCTAGAAGAGTTTGATAGAATTACAGAACGTGGAGGTGTTTTAGGCGCTATGGAAACCATGTATCAACGTTCTAAAATACAAGAAGAAAGTTTGTATTACGAAACTTTAAAACACAATGGAGATTTCCCTATTATTGGTGTAAATACTTTTTTAAGTTCTAAAGGATCACCAACTGTTCAGCCTGCAGAAATTATTCGTGCAACTGATGAAGAAAAGCTACATCAAATTAAAACGAAAGAGCTATTAAACAAAATAAATCCAAAGAAAGTTGAACAACAAATTACAATTTTACAAGAAGCTGCAATTCAGAATGAAAATTTATTTGATAAGCTAATGGAAGCTACTAAAGTTTGTTCTTTAGGACAAATTACAGATGCTTTGTTTAAAGTTGGTGGACAATATAGAAGGAATATGTAG
- a CDS encoding urocanate hydratase: MTFQEQIKQGIPAILPPKKAYDVAINHAPKRKDILSADEKKLALRNALRYFDERHHPELITEFLEELEKYGRIYMYRFRPTYKMYARDIAEYPGKSEQAKAIMLMIQNNLDYAVAQHPHELITYGGNGAVFQNWAQYLLTMQYLSEMTNKQTLTMYSGHPMGLFPSNKNAPRVVVTNGMVIPNYSKPDDLEKMNALGVSQYGQMTAGSYMYIGPQGIVHGTTITVLNGFRKIKKQPKGSLFVTSGLGGMSGAQPKAGTIAGCVTVCAEVNPKIAQVRLDQGWIDEKITDLDKLVAKVKSAKENKETVSIAYLGNIVDVWEKFDVENIHIDLGSDQTSLHNPWAGGYYPVDISFEDANKMMAENSKLFKEKVQETLRRHVKAINKHTAKGTYFFDYGNAFLLEASRAGAAIMAENNIDFKYPSYVQDIMGPMCFDYGFGPFRWVCTSGKPEDLAKTDVIACKVLEKIKKNSPEEIQQQMTDNIQWIKGAQENKLVVGSQARILYADAEGRIKIAKAFNKAIKKGKIGSIVLGRDHHDVSGTDSPYRETSNIYDGSKFTADMAIHNVIGDSFRGATWVSIHNGGGVGWGEVINGGFGMLLDGSKSASKRLESMLFWDVNNGISRRSWARSKQAVFAIKRAMKVKKDLQVTLPNVVDDALIDSLT; encoded by the coding sequence ATGACTTTTCAAGAACAAATTAAACAAGGAATTCCAGCTATATTACCTCCAAAAAAAGCGTATGATGTAGCTATAAATCATGCGCCAAAAAGAAAAGATATTTTATCTGCGGATGAAAAGAAGCTAGCTTTAAGAAATGCTTTGCGTTATTTTGATGAAAGACATCACCCAGAATTAATAACTGAATTTTTAGAAGAGTTAGAAAAATATGGTCGAATTTATATGTATCGTTTTAGACCAACTTATAAAATGTATGCTAGAGATATTGCAGAATATCCAGGGAAATCTGAACAAGCAAAAGCAATTATGTTAATGATTCAGAATAATTTGGATTACGCAGTTGCACAGCATCCACACGAATTAATTACTTATGGAGGAAATGGCGCAGTTTTTCAGAATTGGGCTCAATATCTTTTAACGATGCAATATTTATCAGAAATGACAAACAAGCAAACGTTAACCATGTATTCTGGTCATCCAATGGGATTATTTCCATCCAACAAGAATGCGCCAAGAGTTGTGGTAACCAACGGAATGGTAATTCCTAATTACTCAAAACCAGATGATTTAGAGAAAATGAATGCGTTGGGAGTTTCTCAATACGGACAAATGACAGCCGGAAGTTATATGTATATTGGTCCGCAAGGAATTGTACACGGAACAACAATTACTGTTTTAAATGGATTTAGAAAAATTAAAAAACAGCCAAAAGGAAGTTTATTTGTAACTTCTGGTTTAGGCGGAATGTCTGGCGCGCAACCAAAAGCAGGGACTATTGCAGGTTGTGTTACAGTTTGTGCAGAAGTGAATCCGAAAATTGCGCAAGTTCGTTTAGATCAAGGTTGGATTGATGAAAAAATTACTGATTTAGATAAATTAGTTGCCAAAGTGAAATCAGCAAAAGAAAACAAAGAAACAGTTTCTATCGCTTATTTGGGAAACATTGTTGATGTTTGGGAAAAGTTTGATGTTGAGAATATTCATATAGATTTAGGTTCAGATCAAACTTCATTACACAATCCTTGGGCTGGAGGTTATTATCCTGTTGATATTTCTTTTGAAGATGCTAATAAAATGATGGCAGAAAATTCTAAGTTGTTTAAAGAAAAAGTTCAAGAAACATTAAGAAGACATGTAAAAGCAATTAATAAACACACTGCAAAAGGAACTTATTTCTTTGATTATGGAAATGCTTTTTTATTAGAAGCGAGCAGAGCAGGAGCAGCTATTATGGCAGAAAATAATATCGATTTTAAATATCCAAGTTACGTTCAAGATATTATGGGACCCATGTGTTTCGATTATGGTTTTGGTCCATTTAGATGGGTTTGTACTTCTGGAAAACCTGAAGATTTAGCTAAAACTGATGTAATTGCCTGTAAAGTTTTAGAAAAAATAAAAAAGAATTCACCAGAAGAAATTCAGCAACAAATGACTGATAATATTCAGTGGATAAAAGGCGCGCAAGAAAATAAATTGGTAGTTGGTTCGCAAGCAAGAATTTTATATGCAGATGCAGAAGGAAGAATTAAAATAGCAAAAGCATTTAACAAAGCAATTAAAAAAGGAAAAATTGGCTCTATTGTTTTAGGTAGAGATCATCATGATGTTTCAGGAACAGATTCACCTTATAGAGAAACATCTAATATTTATGATGGATCTAAATTTACGGCAGATATGGCTATTCATAATGTAATTGGCGATAGTTTTAGAGGTGCAACTTGGGTTTCTATTCATAATGGAGGTGGCGTTGGTTGGGGGGAAGTAATTAACGGTGGATTTGGCATGCTTCTTGATGGTTCTAAGTCAGCATCAAAACGTTTAGAATCAATGCTTTTTTGGGATGTAAACAATGGAATTTCTAGAAGAAGTTGGGCAAGAAGCAAACAAGCTGTTTTTGCAATTAAAAGAGCTATGAAAGTTAAAAAAGACCTTCAGGTTACGCTTCCTAATGTTGTAGATGATGCTTTAATAGATTCATTAACTTAA
- a CDS encoding DUF4136 domain-containing protein: MKKSFFLLLSIVVLYSCNTVKVVTDYDSKVDFVSYKTFAFYKPGIDKAEISDLDKKRVLRAVESELLAKGFTKSESPDFLVSFFTKSRQKVNVNQNNNFGYGFGWGWSPWMYSGMNNNINVSQYTEGTLFIDFIDKEKKELVWQGVGTGALKIENREKKEARINEFVKEIISRFPPEENK, encoded by the coding sequence ATGAAAAAAAGTTTTTTTTTATTACTAAGTATCGTTGTGTTATACTCTTGTAATACTGTAAAAGTTGTTACTGATTATGACTCAAAGGTAGATTTTGTAAGCTATAAAACATTTGCTTTTTATAAGCCTGGAATTGATAAAGCAGAAATTTCTGATTTAGATAAAAAACGTGTTTTAAGAGCAGTAGAATCAGAATTATTAGCAAAAGGATTTACAAAATCTGAATCCCCTGATTTTTTAGTGAGCTTTTTTACAAAATCTAGACAGAAAGTAAATGTAAATCAAAATAACAATTTTGGTTACGGTTTTGGTTGGGGTTGGAGTCCATGGATGTATAGTGGTATGAATAATAATATTAATGTTAGCCAGTATACAGAAGGTACTTTGTTTATAGATTTTATTGATAAAGAGAAAAAAGAATTAGTTTGGCAAGGAGTTGGTACTGGAGCTTTAAAAATTGAGAATAGAGAAAAAAAAGAAGCTAGAATTAACGAATTTGTAAAAGAAATTATTTCTAGATTTCCGCCAGAAGAAAACAAATAA
- a CDS encoding sigma-70 family RNA polymerase sigma factor, whose amino-acid sequence MTTNQVWTTYSEDLKRFIISKVKDVTIADDILQDTFIKIHTKLHTLKDITKLKSWCFTVARNSILDYWKSTNKTFEIANFEAETEIIENSHTEKDCLRGILKHLPKLYRDPLFLSDIKGLKQQEVADQLHQTLSTTKSQIQRARKLIAQGFMDCCGFTVNEEGNLVGEIQEKEDCKVCNYN is encoded by the coding sequence ATGACCACAAATCAAGTTTGGACAACCTATTCTGAAGATTTAAAAAGATTTATCATCAGCAAAGTAAAAGATGTTACTATTGCTGACGATATTTTACAAGATACATTTATTAAAATCCACACAAAACTACATACTTTAAAAGACATTACTAAATTAAAATCTTGGTGTTTTACGGTGGCAAGAAATTCAATTTTAGACTACTGGAAATCTACAAATAAAACTTTTGAAATTGCTAATTTTGAAGCTGAAACAGAAATAATAGAAAACTCGCACACAGAAAAAGATTGCTTAAGAGGCATCTTAAAACACTTACCTAAATTATATAGAGATCCTTTGTTTTTATCTGATATAAAAGGATTAAAACAACAAGAAGTTGCAGATCAATTACATCAAACTTTATCAACTACTAAATCTCAAATTCAGCGTGCAAGAAAATTAATTGCACAAGGATTTATGGATTGTTGCGGATTTACCGTAAATGAAGAAGGAAACCTTGTTGGTGAAATTCAAGAAAAAGAAGACTGCAAAGTTTGTAATTATAATTAA
- a CDS encoding dienelactone hydrolase family protein has protein sequence MKTLKKEDISQEVFDLYDDYAHNKIDRKTFLKKLSLYAVGAITLPALLSFISPNYKDSIVVKSNDPRLKSETISYDSPKGGLKMKGLLSILKNTTEKVPGIIVVHENRGLNPYIEDVNRRVALEGFISLAPDALSPMGGYPGNDDDGRAMQKKRSQSEMLEDFIAGYNYLKSHKNCNGKVAVVGFCFGGWISNMMAVRLPDLAGAVPYYGRQPEKEDAAKIKAPLLLQYADLDKRVNAGWPEFEKVLKENNIEHEAYFYADVNHGFHNNTTPRYDETAADLSWERTLAFFNKHLKE, from the coding sequence ATGAAAACACTTAAAAAAGAAGACATTAGTCAAGAAGTATTTGATTTATATGATGATTACGCACATAATAAAATAGATAGAAAAACATTTCTTAAAAAACTATCTTTATACGCAGTTGGCGCAATTACATTGCCTGCTTTATTAAGTTTTATTTCTCCTAATTATAAAGATTCTATTGTAGTAAAATCTAACGATCCAAGACTAAAATCAGAAACTATAAGTTACGATTCTCCAAAAGGAGGCCTTAAAATGAAAGGTTTATTATCTATCTTAAAAAATACTACCGAAAAAGTACCTGGAATTATTGTTGTTCATGAAAACAGAGGCTTAAACCCTTATATAGAAGATGTTAATAGAAGAGTTGCTTTAGAAGGTTTTATTTCTTTGGCTCCAGATGCATTATCGCCAATGGGCGGTTATCCTGGTAATGATGATGACGGAAGAGCAATGCAGAAGAAAAGAAGTCAAAGTGAAATGCTAGAAGATTTTATTGCCGGATATAATTATTTAAAATCTCATAAAAATTGTAACGGAAAAGTAGCTGTTGTCGGTTTTTGTTTTGGTGGATGGATTTCTAATATGATGGCTGTAAGATTGCCAGATTTAGCTGGTGCAGTTCCGTATTATGGAAGACAGCCAGAAAAAGAAGATGCTGCCAAAATTAAAGCGCCTTTGTTATTGCAATATGCAGATTTAGACAAAAGAGTAAATGCTGGTTGGCCTGAATTTGAAAAAGTTTTAAAAGAAAATAATATTGAGCATGAAGCCTATTTTTATGCTGATGTAAATCATGGTTTTCATAATAATACAACGCCAAGGTATGATGAAACTGCTGCAGATTTATCTTGGGAAAGAACACTTGCTTTTTTTAATAAACATTTAAAAGAATAA